GGCGCGGCGATGCGCTTCATGCTGACCCGCCTCTACGACTGGATCAACACGCCGGCCGGAAGCCTTGTCGTGAAGAAGGACCCGCTCGAATATGTCCGTCGCATGCGTTTCCACCGGAAGGTGACGTCGTCCGCGGAATACGGGCTGCGCGAGAGGGCCGTCGCGTGAAGCGCGTGGATATCTTCACCGACGGCGCGTGCTCGGGCAATCCCGGCCCGGGCGGCTGGGGCGCCATCCTGCGCTTCAACGGCGCGAGCAAGGAATTGTCCGGCGGCGAGGCGAACACCACTAACAACCGCATGGAGCTGATGGCGGCGATCCAGGCGCTGTCGGCGCTGAAGGAGCCGGTCGAGGTCGATCTCTACACCGACAGCAACTACGTCAAGGACGGCATCGGCAGCTGGATCGAGGGCTGGAAGCGCAATGGCTGGAAGACCGCGTCGAAGCAGCCGGTGAAGAATGCCGAGCTGTGGCAGGCGCTGGACGAGGCGCGCAAGCGCCACAAGGTCAACTGGCACTGGGTGAAAGGCCATGACGGCCATGTCGAGAACGAGCGCGCCGACGAGCTGGCGCGCATGGGCATGGCGCCGTTCAAGCCGGCGCGTGCTAAGCCTGAAGCCCAGCCGACGGTAAAGCCCCGGACACCGGCCTCCGGCAAACCCGCATCCGCGTCAAAAAAGCCGCGCCGATCCTCGCAGAGCTATTAAAGCATGTCGCCCGAAAGTGGGAACCGGTTCGGGACAACGACATGCGAAAAACAAGAACTTAAAGCGTGTCACCTGATTCCGGTTCAAGGCGACACGCTTTAGAGCCCGCGCAGCAGCAGGGCCGTGCCGAAAAGCCCGATGGCGAAGACGGTGTGGCCGACGATGTTCAGCGCCCGCACCTTCACGGGATTGGGCGTGCGCGACGCGAACCAGCCGGCGCCCGTTCCCGGCTGGAGCAGGAGCCATGCGGCGAGCACCGTCACCATGCCCAGCACGAAGGCCGGCAGGAAGGTCGGGCTTGCCAGCCAGCCGGCGCCGGTGCAGGCGACGAGAATCCAGCCATAGACGACGCCGACCGCGTAGTGGAAGATCCATCCGATGGCTCGTTCGCCCGCGACCGGAGCCGCGTCGGCGATGTTGTCGTGAAAGACCTTGCCACGCTGCAGATGCGCCACCCAGCGGCCGACCATGCCCCAGTTCGGCCGCGCCTGTCCGAACACCTTGTTGAGCACGATGGCCCAGATGTCGAGAAGCGCGGTGGCCCCGGCGCCGATGGCGACGGATTTCCAGATGATGTCGAACATGTCCCCCTGCCACGTAAAACAAGCAGATAGAACAATCCCGCGATTCGGAGAAAAGCGGAAATGCTCTATGTCCCGACCGGAAACCGCCGCGCCGTCAGGCGAAGCGGCGACCGGCCAACCGCTTCCGGCGATCAGAGCTGCGTCAGTATGTGCGCCGCGCCGGATACGTCGACGCCCGGCTTGTCCTCGACATTGACGGCCGCCACCTTGCCGTCCTCGGCGATCAGCGAGAAGCGTTTGGAGCGCACGCCCATGCCATGCGCGGAAAGGTCGGTGTCCAGCCCGGCCTTCCTGACGAAATCCCCGTTGCCGTCCGCGAGGAACAGCAGCTTGTCCTCGCCGCCGGTGAAGCGCGCCCATGCCGCCATCACGTGATGGTCGTTGGTGGCGAGCACGGCGATCGTGTCCACGCCGCGCGCCAGCAGCGCGTCGTAGTTCTCGAGGTAGCCCGGCAGGTGGTTGTTGCTGCAGGTGGGCGTGAAGGCGCCGGGCACGCCGAACATCACCACCTTCTTGCCGGCGAAGATGTCGGCAGTGGTGAGGTCCTTCGCGCCGTCCGGCGTGATCGTCTTGAAAGTCGCGTCCGGCAGTTTCTCGCCCGCAGCAATGGTCATGTCGTCCTCGTCTCTCGTGGTTTCCAGGCCGAGTTAGAGATGTTGGGGCCGCGCTGCAAGAGCAGGAATGCGTGTGACGCGAATTGCCGTCCGCCGGAGCACGAACTCAGGGATAGGGCAGGAAGCCTTGCACCGCGCCGGCCTGCGTCACCAGCGTGTATGGCAGCCCCTTACCGTCCGGCCTGGGCGCCGGCCGGTCGATGACAGGAACGCTGAAGGTCGCCGCGTCGTCGGAGCCCGTTCTTTCCGGCATGCCGAGCGTATAGCCGTCGACGCCCGCGACGAACAGCTCCACGCCGTCCGCCTTGCCGGGGAACCGCGCGGTCACCTGCACCGCATCTGCTTCCGATGATACGGCCGCGACGCCGAAATTCGGCTGCGCATCCTGCGGCAGCATGGCGAACGCATCGTCCACGATCATCGCATCGTCGGGATT
The window above is part of the Rhizobiaceae bacterium genome. Proteins encoded here:
- the rnhA gene encoding ribonuclease HI, with the protein product MKRVDIFTDGACSGNPGPGGWGAILRFNGASKELSGGEANTTNNRMELMAAIQALSALKEPVEVDLYTDSNYVKDGIGSWIEGWKRNGWKTASKQPVKNAELWQALDEARKRHKVNWHWVKGHDGHVENERADELARMGMAPFKPARAKPEAQPTVKPRTPASGKPASASKKPRRSSQSY
- a CDS encoding DUF2938 domain-containing protein, with translation MFDIIWKSVAIGAGATALLDIWAIVLNKVFGQARPNWGMVGRWVAHLQRGKVFHDNIADAAPVAGERAIGWIFHYAVGVVYGWILVACTGAGWLASPTFLPAFVLGMVTVLAAWLLLQPGTGAGWFASRTPNPVKVRALNIVGHTVFAIGLFGTALLLRGL
- a CDS encoding peroxiredoxin, giving the protein MTIAAGEKLPDATFKTITPDGAKDLTTADIFAGKKVVMFGVPGAFTPTCSNNHLPGYLENYDALLARGVDTIAVLATNDHHVMAAWARFTGGEDKLLFLADGNGDFVRKAGLDTDLSAHGMGVRSKRFSLIAEDGKVAAVNVEDKPGVDVSGAAHILTQL